Genomic segment of Coffea arabica cultivar ET-39 chromosome 1e, Coffea Arabica ET-39 HiFi, whole genome shotgun sequence:
TAACTGAATAAGCACAAATACAAGATTGTATCAGATTCTGTATTCCCATTTTCCAGATGAAACAGGTCTTTTACATATAACTCACTAAGGTAAGTTTATATTCCACAGATACTTGAGATGCAAGTGTAAAGATCTGGAACAAAACATAAGTATATCCATCCTCAATATTTGAACAATCAATTTAATCAAATAGTACATTAATTTGTCATTAATACATAGCAACTTATTTATGCGTTACAATGACAAATATGACATCAATGTAAACAGAACCATACAGAAGATAACAACGCTTATGGCAGATGATCGTTAGCCTGACCATCTGTGTGAATTTCCGACGATGAAGAAGACTCCTCAATTTCTTCTGGTAACCATCCGTCTGAATCTCCATCTGACCATGAACAAGACTCGTCAACTTCTTCCGAGATAAGGATTTTCAGATCCATGTTTCCATAATCCATCTGTTGTTTCTTAATGCCCCGAACTACATCTCCAGCAGAGTATAGACACATATGCACCTCAATCAATTGAAGAGTAAAAGTATCCTGTAAACAAGAAGGGAGCTCTTCCAATTCCGCGCAACCCTCCAAAATTAATCTCTCAAGACTGGGAAAATGCACTCCTGTGCCCATCCACCTGACCATCGTCAAGGATTCCAATTTCAAGAACTTGAGTTTAGGGAAGATTTCCTCTTCTTCCATGTATTCAATGTCTCCCATGTCCCATTCCTCTTCCCCATCTGCTTGCCGGATTAATTTGAGAGCCTCAAGATTGGGTAGCTTTCTGATTGTGCAAATTATACTCCATGAGAAGTCCTCCAGTGTCAACTTTTTCAGATTCAAGGGGAGATGAAATTCAATACAATTTGCAGTAACTTTACCCAGTAGCAGCTTTAGTGATTCTAACTGACTCAGAGAGTCCATTGCCACGATCCTTGTGCCCTCACTAGAAGATTCCTCTGACTGTAGCAGACAGCATTTCAGTCTGCGGATATTTGGAAACTTCATCATCATCTtttccatgctttgcccaagaTAAAGCTTTGGAGTGGAAAACGTGTGTAAATTGTATAACATACAGGAGCTTTCAGGATTTTCCTTTGCCAACCTAAGATCAATCAAAGCACCACGTACTTGTAGATGCCtcaatttctgcaatttccaaAAAATATCTTCCAACGATGAAAGAACAAAATCAGAATAATATGTTGTCACAGAAAACGTTTCCAAATTCGAGAGGTTTTCCAGCGAGGGTGGGATGTATTTGATCCAACCCGAAACAGCCAAGTACCTCAACTGAATGAGCAACCCTAATTCACATAGGAAAGTAAAACCAAGACTAATTTGTTCCAAATCCAACACTTGAAGAAGTTTCAGGTGACAAACAAAGGATGAGTTGTGTGATACTCCACGGCCCCCAATACCATGAGAAGAATGTAATAGAGAGCGTACATGGGGACAAAATATCTTTGACTTCACAAAATGCTTTGGCTGAGAGTGAATAGATAACCGATATGGGTAGTGTGGTTCATCAAAATTAAGAAATCCATCACATCCTCGTAtcaaatgtagaaaattttgatCTTCAGCTTTTCCCAAACAAAAGACATGCAACAAATCATGAATGTGACACGTCTTCACCCCGCCAATGGATCTTTGTTGCCCCTCCATAACCAAGCTTTTGTTGATTAGAGCTATTAAATAGCCTTCTGCTAATTTTTCAAGGCTCTCTGATTCCTTCTTTCGCACAAATCCTTCAGCCATCCACAGCAACATCAACCTCTTTACAGAAATTTCTTGGTCTTCTCTAAATGCACTGAAGTAAAGAAGGCATGGCTTCAAATGGTAAGGCAGATGCTCGTAACTCAACTCTAATATGCTCTTGCATTGTTCTGTGGCACCAATCTTGCTGTTTGAGTCTAGCCTTTCTGCTACCTCTTCCCAACGACCTTGATCTAGAGTCCCAAGAATTCCAGATATGATGACGATTGATAGAGGCAGTCCATTACAGTTTTTTGCTATTTGCCTCCCAAGAACACTTAGCTCTACAGGATAGCCACCTTCTATGGTAATTGACAGCTTCTTCTGTAGTAACTCCcagctttcttcttcatcaagtGGCCGAAGATGGTGAGATTCACCAATAATCCCATGATGTCGACTTGTTAAGAGAATTCTGCTTCCGTTGGTATCATCCGGGAAAGATATTTTCAAAGCATTCCATGCCTCAGTGTCCCAAATGTCATCCAAAACTATAAGATACTTCTGTTTCCTCAAGTGTTTGCAAAGCTTGTGAGccaaatcatcttcatcaaACTCCGAATATTGAGCTTTTGGATCAATGCATGCCAAGATCCCAAGCAACAGATCTTTTTTGCAATATACTTGAGAGATACAACACCATGCAAGAATATGGAAGTGAGATGTAATTGACGGGTCACGGTAAACTCTATCTGCCAGAAACGTCTTGCCTAGTCCAGGCATTCCCACAATGGAAATGATGTCCAACTGCAACGATCCTCCTATAAGTTGACCAATAATTGTTTGCTCCTGATCTTTCAGATCTACCACAGCTTTATTGATTGTTGAGATACTACCCTGTGATGGCACCTGGTGAAATACTCCACTCCACTTCCTTCCTGCTGTTTCAAAACAAATTACAAAGAGAACGAAAGATCATTAACAAAATCTGGAGAGCTAATATCATCATCTTTTAAACTATTGCAGGATATTACCTTGCGATGGCACATCCCTCAAACCATCGGTAGGTTTTTGGGCTTCGATGCTGTCAATCTCCCCTGTCTTAGTTTTAAGAAGCTTAATTTCTGCTGTGACATCATCAAATAGCATAAGAGAATAATATGATATATCTCCAACAATTAAGGAGTCAATAACAAACACTGCCTTGTATGCCACTTCCACAACATGACAACTAAGAGCTTGGAGCTCTTCAGGGTGGTTGCTTTGATCCCTGTTGTTTTCCAAGAATGATCTTAAGAATACAAGACCATCTTGCACTGTTTGAAGTTGAAGCTTTTCCTTATCTACGTGCTGCTCCAAATTATTTTCCAAGAATGATTTCAAGAATGACAAATCTTCTTGGATTGTTTGTGGTTGGAGCTTTGCATCCTGGCTGTGCTGCTCCGTGGCATTCTTTAAGTATAGCCTTAAGAAATGAACTCTATCCTTTGCAAAAGTAAGTATAGGATCAACTTTACAAGTTGCCAGTTCCTTCAGCTTTTCTTGGAGAAGATCGATAATCCCCAGCACATTAGTAGTAGGGAAGTTGAACCTTGGCACTACAGGATAGCTTTCGTCAACAGCTGCCTTGATAGTGCTTATCCTCCCCAGCAAACAAAAGAGCTTAACATCTATTTCCTCAGCTGAAGCTTTTTGAAGGTCATTCTGATAAAGTGAAAAAATTACAATCCCAGCGTCATTGACCACAGCTCCAATAAGATCCTTGATTTTTCCCTCTATCCCATCGTACTTCTCCTTATTGAGAATGTTTCTCAAAAATCGCAGTCCCTCAAAAAGCATCCGCAATTGATGCTTCAAAGATACCACAAAATAGGCAGGACAATTTAGTAGTAACTCCCCAAGATG
This window contains:
- the LOC113704623 gene encoding putative late blight resistance protein homolog R1B-8 isoform X1; this translates as MAFDQNYHRMKNLYRIRKCIFLKKKYHEKRWEHDLTGGWEEMYHENDEFIDLLGSFQQDVEFILRLGIRCDSRFAAVLEPVLVNPTKPKEFRGDPTIPEEFGGDRWRRLEDKWYCQNWQQFCSFLAQLEHGLPPSELAGAISNLRRILKSYRQKFSELYVEMPDFLFKRYGYCSEGRNSYVDSLLKSNSALRDEFMELFNFLLKNLEDIVIWGEACDSRLAKLLEPLQEKLVFLRTFILFASLQGKPKRKLLEQCAVVALSAAHLCYICWFFRYDYQELNWMDTKISELTDKIMRVDHRAHLAYICVLESGTTSPTLSAKKDVIIVAEFVDSLLGHLGELLLNCPAYFVVSLKHQLRMLFEGLRFLRNILNKEKYDGIEGKIKDLIGAVVNDAGIVIFSLYQNDLQKASAEEIDVKLFCLLGRISTIKAAVDESYPVVPRFNFPTTNVLGIIDLLQEKLKELATCKVDPILTFAKDRVHFLRLYLKNATEQHSQDAKLQPQTIQEDLSFLKSFLENNLEQHVDKEKLQLQTVQDGLVFLRSFLENNRDQSNHPEELQALSCHVVEVAYKAVFVIDSLIVGDISYYSLMLFDDVTAEIKLLKTKTGEIDSIEAQKPTDGLRDVPSQAGRKWSGVFHQVPSQGSISTINKAVVDLKDQEQTIIGQLIGGSLQLDIISIVGMPGLGKTFLADRVYRDPSITSHFHILAWCCISQVYCKKDLLLGILACIDPKAQYSEFDEDDLAHKLCKHLRKQKYLIVLDDIWDTEAWNALKISFPDDTNGSRILLTSRHHGIIGESHHLRPLDEEESWELLQKKLSITIEGGYPVELSVLGRQIAKNCNGLPLSIVIISGILGTLDQGRWEEVAERLDSNSKIGATEQCKSILELSYEHLPYHLKPCLLYFSAFREDQEISVKRLMLLWMAEGFVRKKESESLEKLAEGYLIALINKSLVMEGQQRSIGGVKTCHIHDLLHVFCLGKAEDQNFLHLIRGCDGFLNFDEPHYPYRLSIHSQPKHFVKSKIFCPHVRSLLHSSHGIGGRGVSHNSSFVCHLKLLQVLDLEQISLGFTFLCELGLLIQLRYLAVSGWIKYIPPSLENLSNLETFSVTTYYSDFVLSSLEDIFWKLQKLRHLQVRGALIDLRLAKENPESSCMLYNLHTFSTPKLYLGQSMEKMMMKFPNIRRLKCCLLQSEESSSEGTRIVAMDSLSQLESLKLLLGKVTANCIEFHLPLNLKKLTLEDFSWSIICTIRKLPNLEALKLIRQADGEEEWDMGDIEYMEEEEIFPKLKFLKLESLTMVRWMGTGVHFPSLERLILEGCAELEELPSCLQDTFTLQLIEVHMCLYSAGDVVRGIKKQQMDYGNMDLKILISEEVDESCSWSDGDSDGWLPEEIEESSSSSEIHTDGQANDHLP
- the LOC113704623 gene encoding putative late blight resistance protein homolog R1B-8 isoform X2, which encodes MAFDQNYHRMKNLYRIRKCIFLKKKYHEKRWEHDLTGGWEEMYHENDEFIDLLGSFQQDVEFILRLGIRCDSRFAAVLEPVLVNPTKPKEFRGDPTIPEEFGGDRWRRLEDKWYCQNWQQFCSFLAQLEHGLPPSELAGAISNLRRILKSYRQKFSELYVEMPDFLFKRYGYCSEGRNSYVDSLLKSNSALRDEFMELFNFLLKNLEDIVIWGEACDSRLAKLLEPLQEKLVFLRTFILFASLQGKPKRKLLEQCAVVALSAAHLCYICWFFRYDYQELNWMDTKISELTDKIMRVDHRAHLAYICVLESGTTSPTLSAKKDVIIVAEFVDSLLGHLGELLLNCPAYFVVSLKHQLRMLFEGLRFLRNILNKEKYDGIEGKIKDLIGAVVNDAGIVIFSLYQNDLQKASAEEIDVKLFCLLGRISTIKAAVDESYPVVPRFNFPTTNVLGIIDLLQEKLKELATCKVDPILTFAKDRVHFLRLYLKNATEQHSQDAKLQPQTIQEDLSFLKSFLENNLEQHVDKEKLQLQTVQDGLVFLRSFLENNRDQSNHPEELQALSCHVVEVAYKAVFVIDSLIVGDISYYSLMLFDDVTAEIKLLKTKTGEIDSIEAQKPTDGLRDVPSQGRKWSGVFHQVPSQGSISTINKAVVDLKDQEQTIIGQLIGGSLQLDIISIVGMPGLGKTFLADRVYRDPSITSHFHILAWCCISQVYCKKDLLLGILACIDPKAQYSEFDEDDLAHKLCKHLRKQKYLIVLDDIWDTEAWNALKISFPDDTNGSRILLTSRHHGIIGESHHLRPLDEEESWELLQKKLSITIEGGYPVELSVLGRQIAKNCNGLPLSIVIISGILGTLDQGRWEEVAERLDSNSKIGATEQCKSILELSYEHLPYHLKPCLLYFSAFREDQEISVKRLMLLWMAEGFVRKKESESLEKLAEGYLIALINKSLVMEGQQRSIGGVKTCHIHDLLHVFCLGKAEDQNFLHLIRGCDGFLNFDEPHYPYRLSIHSQPKHFVKSKIFCPHVRSLLHSSHGIGGRGVSHNSSFVCHLKLLQVLDLEQISLGFTFLCELGLLIQLRYLAVSGWIKYIPPSLENLSNLETFSVTTYYSDFVLSSLEDIFWKLQKLRHLQVRGALIDLRLAKENPESSCMLYNLHTFSTPKLYLGQSMEKMMMKFPNIRRLKCCLLQSEESSSEGTRIVAMDSLSQLESLKLLLGKVTANCIEFHLPLNLKKLTLEDFSWSIICTIRKLPNLEALKLIRQADGEEEWDMGDIEYMEEEEIFPKLKFLKLESLTMVRWMGTGVHFPSLERLILEGCAELEELPSCLQDTFTLQLIEVHMCLYSAGDVVRGIKKQQMDYGNMDLKILISEEVDESCSWSDGDSDGWLPEEIEESSSSSEIHTDGQANDHLP